From the Triticum urartu cultivar G1812 chromosome 4, Tu2.1, whole genome shotgun sequence genome, the window AAAAATTTGCTTTGAAGTGGTTGGTTTTATTAATCAGAAGTTTTCCATTATTGCTACCGTTAAGAATAAATCTGATGGATTCGTTTGGCAGTTGGTGTTGGTCTATGGATCTGCTTACCCTGAATTTAAGATTGACTTTATCACTGAGTTACATGATACTGTAGCTAATGCTTCTTATCCTGTTATGATTTgtggagattttaatttggttagGAATGATAAGGAAAAGAGTAGTGGTTTGGTTAATCAACAAACTGTCTTCTTGTTTAATGATTGGATCAATAGGTGGGCATTGATGGAGATTTCTATCTCCAATAGGGTGTTTACTTGGTCTAACAACCAGGTTTCCCCTGTTTTTGCTGTACTGGATAGAGTGTTCATTTCTGTGAGCTGGGATACACATTTTCCTTTCTCTACTCTAATGGCTCTTCCCAGGGTGGGGAGTGATCACGCTCCCTTGGTCCTAGATACTGGTGCCAGAGCCCCAACCACCCCCAAACCGTTTAGGTTTGAGAAGTGGTGGCTCTCACAGCCGGGCTTTCATCAAATGGTGATGGAAGCCTGGAATTCCGTGTCTTCAGGCAAATCCTCTGCTGATAATTGGATGCTTAAGACTAGGAATCTCAGAAAGAAAATCAAGGGGTGGAGTATTAATAGGGAAGCTGTTcttaagaagaagaaggcacTCCTTCTGGAGTTTGATACTTTGGATGTCATGTCTGAAAACCATCAACTATCTGTTACTGAGTATGACAGGATGAAAGAGATTAAGAAAGAGCTAGATGAATTGTGGAAGAAAGAGAAAACTGCCCTTTGGCAGAGGTCCAGAGATAGGAAAATTCTAGAAGGTGATAGGAATAATGCTTATTTTCATGCACTGGCTAATCACAGACATAGAAAGAACCATCTGGCTGAGTTGGAGGGTCCTAATGGTGTGGTCACTTCGACCAGTGAGATGCTTGAGGTGGCTACCTCTTTTTATAAAAAGCTATTTGCCTTTGAACCCAGACCTGATATCCATTTGGATAGTAACTTCTGGTCTGAGGACGAAATGGTTAGCGCTGATGATAGAGAGTACCTAGAGAGAACATTTTCTGAGGAGGAAATTAAGCAAGCTGTGATGTCGTCTTATGCTAGTGGTGCCCCTGGCCCAGATGGTCTGTCCTTTTTATTCTACCAAACCTTTTGGGACTTGATTAAGAAAGACTTTATGTGGATGGTTAGAGACTTTGAAAGAGGTACCCTTGATTTATATAAGCTCAACCATGCCATTATTACTCTCATTCCCAAAATCCCTAGGGCTAGAGATATGAAGAATTTCAGGCCCATTAGCCTTAGTAATTGCGCTGTTAAGATTTTTTCTAAAGCTATGACCACTAGGGCCTCCCCCTTGTGTGACAAGCTTATATCTTCTAATCAAACTGCGTTTATCAAAGGGAGATTCATCTTGGAAAGTGTGGTTATGGCTCATGAGGTCATTCATGAAGTTCATAGGTCTGGGACTGCTGGCTTGATTCTTAAATTAGACTATGAGAAAGCCTATGATAGAGTTAGTTGGGATTTCTTAAAAGAGATGCTTCTTTCTAGAGGCTTTGGTAATAAATGGGTGGATTGGGTGATTGCCACCATACATCAAAGCACTTTTCAAGTTAGGATTAATGACTCTAATGGTCCCCAGTTCTCTGGGGGGAAAGGCTTGAAACAGGGTGACCCTCATTCACCCCTTCTTTTTAATTTGGTTGCTGATGTGTTTTCAAAAATGCTTCAAAAGGTTACTAGTTTTGGTTTGATTCGTGGGCTTCTTCCACAAGCCTTCCCTGGAGGTGTGGTCAGCCTGCAATATGCTGATGACACCATCTTATTTTTAGAGAATTCACTGGAATATGCTAAGAACTTGAAGTGGATTCTCTCATGCTTTGAAAATCTGTCTGGATTAAAAATTAATTTTCATAAGAGTGATTTGCATGCTATTAATATCTCTGAACAGTTGTCCAATGAATTTGCTCAAATCTTCTGCTGCCAGCTGGGGGATTTCCCCTTCAAATATTTAGGTGTCCCCCTTCACTTTAAAAAATTGAGGAGGGAGGACCTTCAACCCATTATTGATAGGATTATTAAGAACATTTCAGGCTGGTTGGGAAGATATCTATCTTACAGAGGGAAATTGATATTGCTTACCACATGCATTGCTAGTATTCCTGCTTATCTTATGTCTATTATGAAATTTCCCAAATGGGCAATTGATATGATTACTTCTCAAATGTCCCACTTCTTTTGGGGTAACATGGGGGATTCTCATAAATACCACCTTGCTAACTGGGGGCTGATTTCTAGAAAAAAGGAATTTGGTGGCTTGGGGGTACCCAATCTTAGAGAGTTTAACATGGCCCTCTTGGCATCGTGGGGGAAAAGATTTTATGATGAAAGGAACAGTGATTGGAAGAAAGTGTTGAAATATAAATATAACACCACTTGCCCTAATTTTTTTAACACTAGGGTGGTCCTTGGTTCTCCATTCATGAAAAGTTTATCTTGGGCTCTTGCAGCTGCTAAGAATTTTTATAGATGGGTCCCGGGGGATGGGAACAGCATTGCCTTCTGGCATGACATTTGGACAGGAGATTGTTCTTTAAAAACTGCTTTTTGGGATCTTTACAGTATTTGCCAGCAGCAGGACTCTACCCTGGCTCAGGTCTGGGTGGATGGTGAGCTGCGGTTAACATTTAGGAGGTGTGTCACTGAAAATACACTAGCAAGATGGGAGGAACTCACCGAGATTGTTAAGACTGTTTGGCTGTCTGACTCTCCGGATCAACCTCTCTGGATGTTAGATTCTTCTAACAAATACTCTGTCAAATCCTTCTATAAGCTTATTAACTTTGGAGGGATTCCTTCTATCATTAAAAATGATATGTGGAAAACAAAGTGCCGCCGAATATACATGTTTTTCTCTGGCTGGTTTACTACAACAAGAGTTTAACCAGAGATAACTTAGCTAAGCGTAGACATGTGGAGGACATGTCATGTGTCTTCTGCTACGAACCTGAATCTATCCAGCATCTATTTTTTGACTGCATTGTTGCTAAGTCTGTTTGGAGTTTAATTGCTGAGATCTTTGTGATTGATGTTCCTAACTCTTTTGATCAATTATCTTCCTACTGGAAGAGAAGGAAGCATTATGAAGTCTTGAATATGGTTTCTGCTGCTGCCTTGTGGAGCTTATGGCGTATTCGGAATGATTTTGTTTTCCAGGGGCGAAGATGGCGAAGTATGCGGTGTGTCTTGGACCTGTTGGGGGCGACGATCAAGAAATGGAAAATATTATGCTCAGAAGCTCAGGGTGCGCTACTTCCCCGGTGCTTAAGGCTGTTGGACCATCGAAGAGGGGAATTGCTTAGAATCGCATGGGTGTGAAAAGAGGGAATAAAATGAGGAGGGGAGCTGGATCCATAGCTAGGGCTTTTGCTTTTACTGGTTATGCGTCTAGTTCCTGAACCTGTTCTGGTAAAAACTCCTGATGTAATAGGGTAGATCTACCTATGCTTGGGTTCTATCTGTGGCAGCTACTCTCAGGCTGTTGCCAGGTGCTGTTAAACAGTCTTTGTGGTCGTTGGTTTTGCCTTGGCTTTCAATAAAAGTTGGGGCGGGGGGAAAACCCTTTCATTTCAAAAAAACATAATTTAAACagttattttttatatattctctCCTGCTCCACCTTTTgtaattatttatttattgattttctaACTAGCTATGATTTAAACAGTTATTTACTCTCCCATAACCCATTTTCCAAAGCGCAAAAGCTCCATAACCTCTACATCCCTCGGTCAAATCATTCCAATCCTTTAGAGGGAAAAGAGAGATGAGCCCCCGATCTATATTTCCACCGAAGGAATTTGGGTTCACCTTTGAGTTCGTTGAGtaatcactagtagaaaacagggctttggtccaggccgggctagcccattagtcccggttcactcacgaaccgggacccatgggggcatagGTCCCGGTTCGTGAGGCACGTGGTCCAACTTGGGcgccaaccgggactaaaggtcctcCTGCCTGGGCGCCCCGCAGTGGCCACGTGGAGCGAATCGGGACTAAAGGCTTTGGGCTTTAGTCCCGacccttttgtcccggttccagaaccgggactaaagaccctttagaaccgggacaaaagggccgttttctactagtgaattATTACTCTTGggggttggagactcctaggcggttGGAGTCCCAGGAAAGGAATCAACTTGTGACATACCCCGTCGTTTGTAAAAGTTTGGAGTCCGCCTCAAGGTCTATCACTAATGGTTGGGAATCATCTTTGTGGTGATATCTCAAGGAGAAGGGTATAAGCTTTCATGGTGTTGGTGTGCTTTCATGGCAACACCCACCTCTTGAACGGTGACTAGTTTTTTTCATGGAAGTGAATGTTGGAATACGTCTTGGTTTGTGTGGTGTTTGGTTATTCCTAGCTGTAGCTCATTTACTTGTGTTTTATTTTGGTCAGTTGACCTTAAAAGCATCATATAGGCTGTATATCTCACCGTAGCATTGTTTAGGCCCGCACTTTATATTACACGTAGCCTAAACATGTAACAATTGAAAAGAGTTTGTAGATGTCTCTATTCacaccccctcccccttggcccATCTTGATCCTTTCAGTATCCCTATCTCCCTCGGCACCCGATCCCTCTTCTTTGTATTGTCGATCTGTCCTCCTTATTTGGGGGCTGGCCTAAAATCGCCCAACGGTGTCTTTGTAGGCAGTCTTCATCAGAGTTGTAGCTACTGAAAagtcaataaataaataaattgcagcaaaagGTAGTCAACAATCCACGATGATCGGGACTTAACAAGGGTGACATTTAGCATGAATGTAACTAAGATAAGACCTATATTTTTTATTTACTTCTTGATAAGATAAataattatactccctccgtttttatttactccgtaTAATAattttggtcaaagtcaagctttacaaactttgacaaagtttatagacaaaaatattaacatatacaataacaaatcaataccattagattcgTTGTTGAATGTACTTCCACATCATATATTTGTTATGCTAAATATTTATATTCTTTTCTACATATTTGGttaaactttacaaagtttgactttagTCAACTCTAATATGCGGAGTAACTAAAAACGGAGGGAATACAATATAGAAATCTATGTTAAGGATATTCCCTACTGCAAAACAAGCTAGCCATGGCGGGCGCGGTAGTGGAGGGCGCCCCCACGGCTAACATGTCACGTGTGGTGGGCGGTAGAATAGCCGAGGCAACGAAAGAAACTTTGTTTAAGAAAAAAAAAAAGAGGTATGGCACTTGTCGAAGTAAGAATATGCAAATGGTACGTGGCACCCATACATGCTCACTGATGCTGGCCATGCTCTATATATACATGCATCCTTGCCGGGGTATGGACACCCAATCGCCACCATTGCCCAACGAGCCTTGATTAATCATTTGAGATCGATCGAGGAGCTAGCTAGCTCCATGACTATGGCAGCAGCACAAGGCAAGCTGAGTCCGGAGGCCATCGACAACGAAGTCATCAGCAACGGCAGCGCCAAGGACTACCTCGAccctcctccggcgccgctgGTCGACGCAGGCGAGCTGGGCAAGTGGTCTTTGTACCGTGCCGTCATCGCCGAGTTCACAGCTACACTGCTCTTCGTTTACGTCGCCGTCGCCACCGTGGTCGGCCACAAGCGCCAGACGGACGCCCAGGCGTGCAGCGGCGCCGGCGTGCTGGGCATCGCGTGGGCCTTCGGCGGCATGATCGCCGTCCTCGTCTACTGCACTGCCGGCATCTCCGGCGGCCACATCAACCCTGCGGTGACATTCGGGCTGCTGCTCGCGCGCAAGGTCACCCTTCCCCGCGCCTTCCTCTACATTGTGGCGCAGTGTGTGGGCGCCATCTGCGGCGCGGCGCTGGTGAGGGCCGTGCACGGCGGCCACCACTACGCGCTCTACGGGGGCGGCGCCAACGAGCTCGCTCCAGGATACTCCAGGACGGCGGGGCTTATCGCCGAGATTGCCGGCACCTTCGTGCTCGTGTACACCGTGTTCTCGGCGACTGACCCGAAGCGCATCGCCCGGGACCCGCACGTCCCGGTGCTGGCGCCGCTGCTCATCGGGTTCGCCGTTCTCATGGCGCACCTCGCCACCATCCCAGTCACCGGCACCGGGATCAACCCGGCGAGGAGCTTTGGTGCCGCCGTGGTGTACAACAACAAGAAAGCTTGGGACGACCAGTGGATCTTCTGGGTCGGCCCCTTCCTCGGTGCCGCCGTGGCCATGGTGTACCACCAGTACATCCTCAGGAACAGCTCCATCTTCCGGTCCAACTAGCTACATCATCCATCCATCCATTGATGCGGTCCATATTTACATACGTTGTACCGTGTGGCTGTTAAAATCCATGGTCACTTAGTTTGCTGTTGTGTTGCGTGCAATTACTGAACGTACGTCTGCACGTTAATGTTGGATTCAAAAACCCAAATAAATAAACTTACAACTTAAAGGTATCTCTCAAACCCTGTATATGCCAATTAATGTGATTATTTTGTAACACACTTGCCCAAACAGTAGTGGTTCTATATAATTTACGTCATTCATCAGCATCAAGCAACGGATCTGCATCTGTTTGTGGTTTTCTACGGGGAAACATGGacggcacgaggcagggggcagtGACCACCGTACTGTGTAGCGCTAGACACACACAGGTGGTAGTACTGCCCGCGGGGTTGTATATGGACAAATGTTGAATTGAATCtaaatttgttgtgtgcatttaTGAGCTAGTTTAATATGAATTACTATGCGGTCAATGCATACTAATTCTCCTCTTTCACAGTTTATTAGTAGTGCTTTCTTCTGCGGTGTAAGCAAAGTTCCACAGTCGAGCTGTCAACATACTTTTTCCATCCTGATTTATTAGTCCCCTTCGCATTTTGTATTAATATTTTACCTTAATTTAAttaacaaaatgttaatgcatgtaataAAAAATAATATCATtggaaattatgttcaaatacaaatccaagGATACATTTTTTGGTGACATGTATTATTATTCCTgattaaatctatggtcaaaatttgacacaaaatATTAAGGGAATCAATAAACCAGAACGGAGCTAGTACATGTCTAGCGAAGCTGCACGGTGCTGTCAACGTAGGTACAAGTGCTTCGTTCGCTCGCTCCACAGTATATAGATTAGCTTCTTCCTCAGAGAGACAGACAGACAGAGGCCATGCATGCAAAGCCAATCATGCATCCATACATCATGGTCCACCTTGTTCGATCTCTATACTATTAGTCCTCATTATCCATCATCATTCCTTTGTTCACGCAATCTACCACAGCCTCTCACTGGTCTTAATTATCTCTTCTCCCCATCGATGTCATGCAGATGTTGGGAGTACATACTCCTACCATGTTTTGACTACGTTTTACCAAGTTTCATTTCCTTTTAGTGTTTAGGGTTTATAATTTAGCGTTAGGGTTTACAGTTTAAGATTTTGTATTTGAAACTGGGTGAATTTATCCTTGGGTTTTATCAAGTTAATAGCTGAATCTTGCTGAAGTTTTTGAAACTTGTCAAAACATATTCAAGAGTGGTCTTGTTTCAAAGCTCTGTCTGCAATTAACACGAATATGCAAAAGAGAAGCATAAATTGCACTTTCGGTTCAAAAGATATAACATAATTCAATTTGAATGTCAAGAAAAAGCATGAAAGGTTGGATTGGTGGCGTATGCAGTGTCTGCCAAATGTTGCATGGTGGACCCCATATAAATTAATTAAGGGTTAAAGCAGATGCAAAGGCCAATGAAGTTTCTGAGTGCATATATTTAGTAGGGGATTATTGTTTATGTACAAGTATGGAATAGAGAGATTgataatactccctctgtttttgaATATAAGtgtttttagagatttcaatatggacaatatatggatgtatatagtcatattttagaatgtagattcactcattttgctccgtatgcgGTCTATAttgcaatctctaaaaagacttatatttagaaatggaGGAAAATATTATGTAATAGTTTTACAAAAGTCTTATGCATCATTAGTTCAGTTGGGTGATTGTTAATTTTGGTTGTGATTTCCCCTCACACAGTACGTAAAGTTTTTTGTGAAGCCAGTAGGTAGGAGTAGGATTTCAGTAGTCTTACCCATGAATGAATTTCACTGGATAAGTACATGGCACAGACAGTACACAGTTGGTCACATGCATGGGTTTCCCGGGGAACAAGAATGATGAAGGGCCGTAGTCGTGCAGCAGCAGTACTGTGATCGAGACCGACCGGTATATATGGACAAATTTAGCTGCCGGCTAATTGAAATTGAATCGGAATGAATGGTGTCACATGATTCACATATATCGATGGCGACAAAACGCTGCAGTGTTGCAGTAGTATCGTTTTCAGGATGCTCTCTCTGTTTCTTTCTTGATCACAAATAATACGGTGTGGTGTGGTGTGGTGTGGTTGATCGGCCGGGACCGTGCTGTGCACATGCATATACAAAGTCAGTGTACACGTACTACGCATGATTGCATTGCTTTCTGAATCTCGATCTCTAGCTCCTAGATATTTTGTTGCATGCTTATGCTTACGTACAGAACTACTCCCtccataaagaaatataaaaacaTTTAGATCATTGCCGTAAAGAAATATAATGGTGTTTAGATCACTAGTAGCAGTGATGTAAACACTTTTATCTTTCTTTACGGAGGGTGGCGGTGAGGGTGCTTAGCATGAGGTCGTCAGAGACCTTGGCGCCGATGTCACGAAGCTCGTCGGCGAGCATCTTGAGCCTCATGCAGTACTCATCGATGGTGGAGTTGTCCTGGTGACAGCCGAAGAACTCCTGCTGCAAGAAAACAAGGCGCTGAAGTTTGTTGTCGGTGAA encodes:
- the LOC125550107 gene encoding aquaporin PIP2-5-like, coding for MTMAAAQGKLSPEAIDNEVISNGSAKDYLDPPPAPLVDAGELGKWSLYRAVIAEFTATLLFVYVAVATVVGHKRQTDAQACSGAGVLGIAWAFGGMIAVLVYCTAGISGGHINPAVTFGLLLARKVTLPRAFLYIVAQCVGAICGAALVRAVHGGHHYALYGGGANELAPGYSRTAGLIAEIAGTFVLVYTVFSATDPKRIARDPHVPVLAPLLIGFAVLMAHLATIPVTGTGINPARSFGAAVVYNNKKAWDDQWIFWVGPFLGAAVAMVYHQYILRNSSIFRSN